The following are encoded in a window of Streptomyces sp. SAT1 genomic DNA:
- a CDS encoding GNAT family N-acetyltransferase: MHLRDVTEDDVGAYLRMRCDPEMTAGLGGPLPAAGMADKVRRDAAEAAADTAWIKMIVPGSRGPEAVAGSVTIWSHGTADGQVSEIGWMVLPEFQGRGLGGRAARLLLERARDEDRWGLVHAFPATDNAPSNGICRSLGFRLLGACDVPFAGRVLRGNHWVIDPRTDLTAG; encoded by the coding sequence GTGCACCTGCGCGACGTGACCGAGGACGACGTGGGCGCGTACCTCCGTATGCGGTGCGACCCGGAGATGACGGCCGGGCTCGGCGGACCGCTGCCGGCTGCCGGAATGGCGGACAAGGTGCGCCGGGACGCCGCGGAGGCGGCGGCGGACACCGCCTGGATCAAGATGATCGTCCCCGGCTCCCGCGGCCCGGAGGCGGTCGCCGGGTCGGTGACCATCTGGTCCCACGGCACGGCGGACGGCCAGGTCTCCGAGATCGGCTGGATGGTGCTGCCCGAGTTCCAGGGGCGTGGCCTGGGCGGGCGCGCGGCCCGGCTGCTGCTCGAACGGGCGCGCGACGAGGACCGCTGGGGTCTGGTGCACGCGTTCCCCGCGACGGACAACGCGCCCTCGAACGGCATCTGCCGCTCCCTCGGCTTCCGGCTGCTCGGCGCGTGCGACGTGCCGTTCGCGGGCCGGGTGCTGCGCGGCAACCACTGGGTGATCGACCCGCGGACCGATCTGACGGCCGGCTGA
- a CDS encoding IclR family transcriptional regulator, producing the protein MAGPVQSIERAAAILRLLAGGPRRLGLGEVASSLGLAKGTAHGILRTLQHVDFVEQDETTGKYQLGAALLHLGTSYLDVNELRSRAINWADALAARSGEAVRLGTPLEGQVLIIHHVFRPDDTLQTLDVGALLPLHASSLGKVLLAFGAATLGPLPADGLAAYTRHTLVDRAELDRALAAIREVGWGAEVQEMAMGDAGVAAPIRGHGGLVVGAVCLSGPVERICDPRGTPRPALVALLREAARAISRDLGAARW; encoded by the coding sequence ATGGCCGGACCCGTCCAGTCGATCGAACGAGCCGCGGCGATCCTGCGCCTCCTCGCCGGAGGGCCCCGCAGGCTGGGGCTCGGCGAAGTGGCGTCCTCCCTCGGGCTGGCCAAGGGAACCGCTCACGGCATCCTGCGCACCCTTCAGCACGTGGACTTCGTCGAGCAGGACGAGACCACCGGAAAATACCAGCTCGGAGCGGCACTGCTGCATCTGGGTACCAGTTACCTCGACGTCAACGAACTCCGCTCGCGCGCCATCAACTGGGCCGACGCCCTGGCCGCCCGCAGCGGTGAGGCGGTCCGGCTGGGCACCCCGCTGGAGGGCCAGGTCCTGATCATCCACCATGTGTTCCGGCCCGACGACACCCTCCAGACCCTGGACGTGGGCGCGCTGCTGCCGCTGCACGCCTCCTCGCTGGGCAAGGTCCTGCTGGCCTTCGGCGCGGCCACCCTCGGCCCGCTGCCCGCGGACGGACTGGCCGCCTACACCCGGCACACCCTCGTGGACCGCGCGGAGCTGGACCGGGCGCTCGCCGCGATCCGCGAGGTCGGCTGGGGGGCCGAGGTGCAGGAGATGGCCATGGGGGACGCCGGGGTCGCCGCTCCCATCCGCGGGCACGGCGGCCTCGTGGTGGGCGCCGTCTGCCTCTCCGGCCCGGTCGAACGGATCTGCGACCCCAGGGGTACGCCGCGGCCCGCGCTGGTCGCCCTGCTCCGGGAGGCCGCGCGGGCGATCTCCCGGGACCTGGGGGCGGCCCGCTGGTAG
- a CDS encoding SseB family protein, translated as METPANDNTATPAQQALDVLAENAEDTGALDTLADSDVLVPVPDDVSDEDATDPSTVALPVLEQPGGVPVVPVFTSELEMSELLPFISRYRLVPLGALASQWPADDLSLTIDASSPHGLTLTSEGVRTLLGTRA; from the coding sequence ATGGAGACACCCGCGAACGACAACACCGCCACGCCCGCCCAGCAGGCGCTGGACGTGCTCGCCGAGAACGCCGAGGACACCGGGGCACTGGACACACTGGCCGACAGCGATGTGCTGGTTCCCGTGCCGGACGACGTGAGCGACGAGGACGCCACCGATCCCTCGACGGTGGCGCTGCCCGTCCTGGAACAGCCGGGCGGGGTGCCCGTGGTCCCGGTGTTCACCTCGGAACTGGAGATGTCCGAGCTGCTGCCCTTCATCTCCCGCTACCGGCTGGTGCCCCTGGGCGCCCTCGCGTCCCAGTGGCCCGCCGACGATCTGTCGCTCACGATAGACGCCAGCTCGCCGCACGGTCTGACGCTCACCTCGGAAGGGGTGCGCACCCTGCTGGGCACCCGGGCCTGA
- a CDS encoding VOC family protein produces the protein MTEGLRTIIYPVKDLERAKPLFRALLGVEPYADEPYYVGFKAAGQDIGLDPSGHAKGMTGPVPYWHVDDLRERLAALLAAGGELLQDVQEVGGGRSIASVKDPDGNLVGLVQDA, from the coding sequence ATGACCGAAGGACTCAGGACGATCATCTACCCCGTCAAGGACCTCGAGCGGGCCAAGCCGCTGTTCCGCGCGCTGCTGGGGGTCGAGCCGTACGCCGACGAGCCCTACTACGTCGGTTTCAAGGCGGCCGGCCAGGACATCGGTCTCGATCCGAGCGGCCACGCCAAGGGCATGACGGGTCCGGTGCCGTACTGGCACGTGGACGACCTCCGGGAGCGGCTCGCGGCCCTGCTGGCGGCGGGCGGCGAGCTGCTCCAGGACGTGCAGGAGGTGGGCGGCGGCCGGAGCATCGCCTCGGTCAAGGACCCCGACGGCAACCTCGTCGGGCTCGTCCAGGACGCGTGA
- a CDS encoding permease, with protein MQNTDVRDQEAQAPPAPPPGAGERAARGLPRSWPLLLLGAAVLPGAVVFAVGRWSDGQALEAWRTVCLAVTVQATPFLLLGTVLSGAINAFVPDRVFSRVLPRRPALAVPVAGIAGVVLPGCECASVPVAGSLINRGVTPAAAFAFLLSAPAVNPVVLTATAIAFPGNPAMVLARLVASLVTAAAMGWLWLFLGREEWLRPTARHTGHRPGHSRWTEFRRGFQHDFLHAGGFLVLGAMAAATFNVAVPRTVLDTFSGSPWLSVLFLAGLAVLLAVCSEADAFVAASLTGFSPLARLTFMVVGPMVDLKLIALQAGTFGKAFAARFSTATAVVAVVCSTLVGGFLL; from the coding sequence ATGCAGAACACAGACGTACGGGACCAGGAGGCGCAGGCGCCACCGGCGCCGCCGCCGGGCGCCGGGGAACGGGCCGCGCGCGGTCTGCCGCGGTCCTGGCCGCTCCTGCTGCTGGGCGCGGCCGTCCTGCCCGGAGCGGTGGTCTTCGCCGTGGGGCGCTGGTCGGACGGGCAGGCGCTGGAGGCATGGCGGACCGTCTGCCTCGCCGTCACCGTGCAGGCCACGCCCTTCCTGCTGCTCGGCACCGTCCTGTCCGGCGCCATCAACGCCTTCGTGCCGGACCGGGTGTTCAGCCGCGTACTGCCCCGGCGGCCCGCGCTCGCCGTCCCGGTGGCCGGGATCGCCGGCGTCGTCCTGCCGGGCTGCGAATGCGCCTCCGTGCCGGTCGCGGGCAGCCTGATCAACCGGGGGGTGACCCCGGCCGCCGCCTTCGCCTTCCTGCTCTCCGCCCCGGCGGTCAACCCGGTCGTGCTGACCGCCACCGCGATCGCCTTCCCCGGGAACCCCGCCATGGTGCTGGCCCGGCTGGTCGCCTCCCTGGTCACCGCCGCCGCGATGGGCTGGCTCTGGCTCTTCCTGGGCCGCGAGGAGTGGCTGCGGCCGACGGCCCGGCACACCGGCCACCGGCCGGGACACAGCCGCTGGACGGAGTTCCGGCGCGGCTTCCAGCACGACTTCCTGCACGCCGGCGGCTTCCTGGTGCTCGGCGCCATGGCGGCGGCCACCTTCAACGTGGCGGTGCCGCGCACCGTGCTCGACACGTTCTCCGGCTCGCCCTGGCTCTCGGTGCTGTTCCTCGCCGGGCTCGCCGTGCTGCTCGCGGTGTGCTCGGAGGCCGACGCGTTCGTCGCGGCCTCGCTCACCGGGTTCTCGCCGCTGGCCCGGCTGACGTTCATGGTGGTCGGCCCGATGGTCGACCTCAAGCTGATCGCGCTTCAGGCGGGCACATTCGGAAAGGCGTTCGCGGCGCGCTTCTCCACCGCGACCGCCGTCGTCGCCGTCGTGTGCAGCACGCTCGTCGGAGGATTCCTGCTGTGA
- a CDS encoding ATP-binding protein encodes MTVAQLDAAPHGEVDHAFPLLHTPGAVSAVRRRVHRLLGGWNLPAEAADDVLLVVSELVTNALVHARPPATLRLWRVPVDGHGAVHVEVSDLGPAAPPTPGSAPDPDEHGRGLGIVTALSARCGVRADRTGTSRWAEVLAG; translated from the coding sequence ATGACCGTAGCGCAGCTCGACGCAGCGCCCCACGGGGAAGTCGACCACGCCTTCCCCCTGCTGCACACGCCCGGTGCCGTGTCGGCGGTACGCCGCCGTGTGCACCGGCTGCTGGGCGGCTGGAACCTGCCCGCCGAGGCCGCCGACGACGTGCTCCTGGTCGTGTCGGAGCTGGTCACCAACGCGCTCGTGCACGCCAGGCCGCCCGCGACGCTGCGGCTGTGGCGCGTCCCGGTCGACGGCCACGGTGCCGTCCACGTCGAGGTGAGCGACCTCGGCCCGGCGGCTCCGCCCACCCCCGGCTCGGCGCCCGACCCCGACGAGCACGGCCGCGGTCTCGGCATCGTCACCGCGCTCTCCGCCCGCTGCGGCGTCCGGGCGGACCGGACCGGGACCAGCCGCTGGGCCGAGGTCCTCGCCGGCTGA
- a CDS encoding TIGR03943 family putative permease subunit, which yields MRRPFQVALLVLSGLGLLHASLFTDLFLRYVKEGMRPLLIASGVLLLLLGVAEAWPSKRRTGHDGATHDEPEHGHGHEHGAGSGHGHDHSRAPRVAWLLFLPALSLLFWAPPALGAYTASREAPRAVDRQSSFDPLPATSPLPLTLSDFTRRVQQDRTQAVRGRTVLLTGFVTPDKGHRDSWYLTRIILNCCAADAQSVKVRVHGAAPPANTWVSVTGTWHPGGTLGTASAAAALDARAVRTIDRPVNGYTDDLPLVPSR from the coding sequence GTGAGACGCCCGTTCCAGGTGGCCCTGCTCGTCCTCAGCGGACTCGGGCTGCTGCACGCCTCGCTCTTCACCGACCTCTTCCTGCGCTATGTGAAGGAGGGCATGCGGCCCCTGCTGATCGCCTCCGGGGTGCTGCTGCTCCTGCTGGGCGTCGCGGAGGCATGGCCCTCGAAGCGGCGTACGGGACATGACGGGGCGACGCACGACGAGCCCGAGCACGGGCATGGGCACGAACACGGGGCCGGGAGCGGTCACGGGCACGACCACTCCCGGGCGCCGCGCGTCGCCTGGCTGCTGTTCCTGCCCGCCCTGAGCCTGCTCTTCTGGGCCCCGCCCGCCCTCGGCGCGTACACCGCCTCCCGCGAGGCGCCCCGGGCCGTCGACCGGCAGAGCAGCTTCGACCCGCTGCCCGCGACCTCGCCGCTCCCGCTGACACTCAGCGACTTCACCCGCCGGGTGCAGCAGGACCGCACCCAGGCCGTCCGCGGCCGTACGGTCCTGCTGACCGGGTTCGTCACGCCGGACAAGGGGCACCGGGACAGCTGGTACCTCACCCGGATCATCCTGAACTGCTGCGCGGCGGACGCCCAGTCCGTGAAGGTGCGCGTCCACGGGGCCGCCCCGCCCGCGAACACCTGGGTCTCGGTGACCGGCACCTGGCACCCGGGCGGCACCCTGGGCACCGCGTCGGCCGCGGCCGCGCTCGACGCCCGCGCGGTCCGGACGATCGACCGGCCGGTCAACGGCTACACGGACGACCTGCCGCTCGTGCCGTCGCGCTGA
- a CDS encoding thioesterase family protein — MNTGSTAPDSYYVRTDEHRFKPTAHASGAWDETELHFSPLGGLVVHAIEGYLADRGPGGLLLSRISYDILGRLALEECEIQVETVRPGRTIELLEAVVSVAGRPVVRARAWLLAPQDTTGVEGGADDRLTPPERLAPWPMADHWPGGYIASLDVRPLAPPRPGRATAWVSTPLALVAGEPSSPLASYLALVDTANGIAVRESPKEWIFPNVDLTVHLHRRPEGRWTGLDTTVVFGPTGQGVTSTVLHDVHGPVGHAQQILTVRPRPGA; from the coding sequence TTGAACACCGGCAGCACGGCACCCGACAGCTACTACGTCCGCACCGACGAGCACCGTTTCAAGCCGACCGCCCACGCGAGCGGGGCCTGGGACGAGACGGAGCTGCACTTCAGTCCGCTCGGGGGCCTCGTGGTCCACGCGATCGAGGGGTATCTGGCGGACCGGGGGCCGGGCGGGCTGCTGCTGTCACGGATCAGCTACGACATCCTGGGCCGGCTGGCCCTGGAGGAGTGCGAGATCCAGGTGGAGACCGTCCGGCCGGGGCGGACCATCGAGCTGCTGGAGGCCGTGGTGAGTGTCGCCGGGCGCCCGGTGGTGCGGGCGCGGGCCTGGCTGCTCGCCCCGCAGGACACCACGGGCGTCGAGGGCGGCGCCGACGACCGGCTCACCCCGCCCGAGCGGCTCGCCCCGTGGCCGATGGCCGACCACTGGCCCGGCGGCTACATCGCCTCCCTCGACGTCCGCCCGCTCGCCCCGCCGCGGCCGGGCCGCGCCACCGCCTGGGTCTCCACCCCGCTCGCCCTGGTGGCCGGCGAGCCCAGCTCCCCGCTCGCCTCCTACCTGGCCCTGGTGGACACGGCGAACGGCATCGCCGTACGGGAGTCGCCCAAGGAGTGGATCTTCCCCAACGTCGATCTGACCGTGCATCTGCACCGCCGTCCCGAGGGCCGCTGGACCGGCCTGGACACCACCGTCGTCTTCGGTCCCACGGGCCAGGGCGTCACCAGCACGGTCCTGCACGATGTGCACGGTCCGGTCGGGCACGCCCAGCAGATCCTGACCGTACGGCCGCGGCCGGGCGCCTGA
- a CDS encoding MIP/aquaporin family protein — MAVEIPPLVAPSRLRRRGGLWGECLAEFLGTLVLIAFGCGVVAMAVAALPGSGRTEGPTTFFLGAGDWLLITWGWAFAVVFGVYVAGGVSGAHLNPAVTLAFAVRRKFPWSKVLPYWLSQVVGAFVGAALVYAVYHDAINTFDQAMKGPKTHGHTVASFSIFGTFPAPYFHGGYWGPLVDQIVGTSLLVMLIVAIVDLRNTAVKANLGPLVIGFAVAAVGMSYGANAGYAINPARDFGPRLFTFFAGWGDLALPGTEPGSYSAYWWVPIVGPLVGGVVGVLVYDLFIGDILHIRAQQDELPEVGRTRGSASDEE; from the coding sequence ATGGCCGTAGAGATCCCGCCCCTGGTCGCGCCCTCCCGCCTGAGGCGTCGCGGGGGCCTGTGGGGTGAGTGCCTGGCGGAGTTCCTGGGGACCCTGGTACTCATCGCCTTCGGCTGCGGTGTGGTCGCGATGGCGGTCGCCGCGCTGCCCGGCTCCGGCCGCACCGAGGGGCCCACGACCTTCTTCCTGGGCGCGGGCGACTGGCTCCTCATCACCTGGGGCTGGGCGTTCGCCGTGGTCTTCGGTGTGTATGTGGCGGGCGGGGTCAGCGGCGCCCACCTCAACCCGGCGGTGACGCTGGCGTTCGCGGTCCGGCGGAAGTTCCCCTGGTCCAAGGTGCTGCCGTACTGGCTCTCGCAGGTGGTGGGCGCCTTCGTCGGCGCCGCCCTGGTGTACGCGGTCTACCACGACGCCATCAACACCTTCGACCAGGCCATGAAGGGGCCGAAGACGCACGGGCACACCGTCGCGTCCTTCTCCATCTTCGGCACGTTCCCGGCGCCCTACTTCCACGGCGGCTACTGGGGGCCGCTGGTGGACCAGATCGTCGGCACGTCGCTGCTGGTCATGCTGATCGTGGCCATCGTCGACCTGCGCAACACCGCCGTGAAGGCGAACCTCGGCCCGCTCGTGATCGGCTTCGCCGTGGCGGCCGTCGGCATGTCCTACGGGGCCAACGCCGGTTACGCCATCAACCCGGCCCGCGACTTCGGACCCCGGCTGTTCACGTTCTTCGCCGGCTGGGGAGACCTGGCACTGCCGGGCACCGAACCCGGCTCGTACAGCGCCTACTGGTGGGTGCCCATCGTCGGGCCGCTGGTCGGCGGCGTGGTCGGCGTCCTCGTCTACGACCTGTTCATCGGCGACATCCTGCACATCCGCGCCCAGCAGGACGAACTCCCCGAGGTCGGCCGCACCCGGGGTTCCGCCTCCGACGAGGAGTAG
- the glpK gene encoding glycerol kinase GlpK — translation MVDRYVMSIDQGTTSTRCILFDRRGRLCSVAQREHQQYFPRPGWVEHDAVEIWRNVQRVVPEALESAGADAGMIAAVGIANQRETTVLWDRGTGEPLGRAVVWQDTRTAPLVDALRDRPGDEFFLDRCGLPPSTYFSAPRIRWLFDHTEGLEERARSGEVLFGTMESWLIWNLTGGTDGGLHITDPTNAGRTMLVNIRTLTWDPELLDFFGVPRALLPEIRSSAESYGEARALLPGVRITAALGDQQAALFGQTCFSPGEAKCTYGTGSFLLMNTGTDLVRSRHGLLTTVAYKIAGEPTVYALEGPMAVTGSLVQWFRDRLGLIGSAPEIETLARTVEDNGGCYIVPAFSGLFAPHWRSDARGVVVGLTSYITKGHLARAVLEATAWQTREVVDAMNADSGLALRRLKVDGGMTSDHLLMQMLADVLDVPVVRPLVAETVSLGAAYAAGLAVGYWSDLEVLRDNWHRAGQWLPAMDPERRAWEYESWQRAVERSLDWVRPRGDTR, via the coding sequence ATGGTTGACCGGTATGTGATGTCCATCGACCAGGGCACCACGTCCACGCGGTGCATCCTGTTCGACCGCCGCGGACGGCTGTGCTCGGTCGCCCAGCGGGAACACCAGCAGTACTTCCCGCGGCCCGGCTGGGTCGAGCACGACGCCGTGGAGATCTGGCGCAACGTCCAGCGCGTCGTCCCCGAGGCGCTGGAGAGCGCCGGGGCCGACGCGGGCATGATCGCCGCCGTCGGCATCGCCAACCAGCGGGAGACGACGGTGCTGTGGGACCGCGGGACCGGCGAGCCGCTGGGCCGGGCCGTCGTCTGGCAGGACACCCGCACGGCACCGCTGGTCGACGCGCTCCGCGACCGGCCCGGCGACGAGTTCTTCCTCGACCGCTGCGGCCTGCCCCCCTCCACCTACTTCTCCGCGCCCCGCATCCGCTGGCTCTTCGACCACACGGAGGGCCTGGAGGAGCGCGCCCGCAGCGGCGAGGTGCTGTTCGGCACGATGGAGAGCTGGCTGATCTGGAACCTCACCGGCGGCACCGACGGCGGTCTGCACATCACCGACCCCACCAACGCCGGGCGCACCATGCTCGTCAACATCCGCACCCTGACCTGGGACCCGGAACTGCTCGACTTCTTCGGCGTCCCGCGCGCCCTGCTGCCCGAGATCCGCTCCTCCGCCGAGAGCTACGGCGAGGCCCGCGCGCTGCTCCCCGGCGTCCGCATCACCGCCGCGCTCGGCGACCAGCAGGCCGCCCTGTTCGGCCAGACCTGCTTCTCGCCCGGCGAGGCCAAGTGCACCTACGGCACCGGCAGCTTCCTGCTCATGAACACCGGCACCGACCTGGTCCGCTCCCGCCACGGCCTGCTCACCACCGTCGCCTACAAGATCGCGGGCGAGCCCACCGTCTACGCCCTCGAAGGGCCCATGGCCGTCACCGGCTCCCTGGTGCAGTGGTTCCGCGACCGGCTCGGCCTGATCGGCAGCGCGCCCGAGATCGAGACGCTGGCCCGCACCGTCGAGGACAACGGGGGCTGCTACATCGTCCCCGCGTTCTCCGGCCTGTTCGCGCCCCACTGGCGCAGCGACGCCCGGGGAGTCGTCGTCGGCCTCACGTCGTACATCACCAAGGGCCATCTGGCCCGCGCCGTGCTGGAGGCGACCGCCTGGCAGACCCGGGAGGTCGTCGACGCCATGAACGCCGACTCCGGGCTCGCGCTGCGCCGGCTCAAGGTGGACGGCGGCATGACCTCCGACCATCTGCTCATGCAGATGCTCGCCGATGTGCTCGACGTGCCGGTGGTGCGGCCCCTGGTGGCCGAGACGGTCTCGCTCGGCGCGGCCTACGCCGCGGGACTCGCCGTCGGCTACTGGTCCGACCTGGAGGTCCTGCGCGACAACTGGCACCGGGCCGGCCAGTGGCTGCCGGCCATGGACCCCGAGCGGCGTGCCTGGGAGTACGAGAGCTGGCAGCGGGCCGTCGAGCGGTCCCTCGACTGGGTCCGCCCCCGCGGCGACACCCGCTGA
- a CDS encoding helix-turn-helix domain-containing protein, with product MLRTPAGRATRLLVLEWLKAPAEHGATARSVAAALGVPRRTAEAHLALLADLGLLRTRRAGRRTYYRRDEIRIAEVARLFETGW from the coding sequence ATGCTGCGGACTCCCGCCGGCCGGGCGACCCGGCTGCTGGTCCTGGAGTGGCTGAAGGCCCCGGCGGAGCACGGGGCGACCGCGCGCTCGGTCGCCGCCGCCCTCGGCGTCCCCCGGCGCACCGCCGAGGCGCACCTCGCCCTCCTCGCCGACCTCGGCCTGCTGCGCACCCGACGGGCCGGGCGCCGCACGTACTACCGGCGCGACGAGATCCGTATCGCCGAGGTGGCCCGGCTGTTCGAGACGGGCTGGTGA
- a CDS encoding Pls/PosA family non-ribosomal peptide synthetase → MVEKSADILMPGPDESALTRHGKAEPDTADTADTADTADTADTERELAGILADVVHADRIHAESHFFTDLGANSLVMAQFCARVRKHPQLPSVSMKDIYRHPTLRELAAALVAAAPAPTAAPPPDPSSTAPAAHPEHPAPAVPRRAPGPVLCGTLQTLIFLGYSFVIGMVTAQAYEWVAAASGLAHIYLRSFLCGTIGFLALCAFPVLVKWVLVGRWKRLEFPVWSMAYLRFWLVKSLLHANPMVLFVGNPLYVMYLRALGARIGKDVTILSRSVPVCTDLLTVGAGTVIRNDAVFLGYRAHAGRIRTGSVTLGRDVFVGEKTVLDIDTVMGDGSQLGHASALYPGQHVPAGERRHGSPAQPTDVDHIRVPPARCGTLRRAGFATTTLLQLFLLYLPLAVGGVYMLFAEVPVLSKRLAAETRGTTAGEIVADTLLVSTVLYCGGIVLGVLALCTVPRLLRRLVRPDRVYPLYGFHYAAHRMMATLTNIRFFTWLFGDSSYIVPYLRGIGYDLDRVEQTGSNFGTEVQHQSPFLVSVGSGTMVADGLSVLNADYSSTSFRTSRAAIGAHNFLGNNIAFPAGARTGDNCLLATKVMVPLDGEVREGVGLLGSPCFEIPRTVERDARFDHLRSGDALHRGLAAKNRYNLRSMALHLVVRWLHTTVLTAFGLVSVGLYGALGHLVIGAYLAVTLLVTTAHNILLERCLTRFRALRPQLCSIYDPYFWWHERLWKVPDHYLAVFNGTPYKALIWRLTGVRIGRRVFDDGCFITERTLTAIGDDCTLNAGSKIQCHSQEDGTFKSEHTTLGAGVTLGIGAHVHYGVTLGDGAVLAPDSFLMKGEEVPAHAEWGGNPAAPAAN, encoded by the coding sequence ATGGTGGAGAAGTCTGCCGACATACTGATGCCCGGTCCTGACGAATCCGCGCTCACCCGGCACGGAAAAGCAGAACCGGACACCGCAGACACCGCAGACACCGCAGACACCGCAGACACCGCAGACACCGAAAGGGAACTCGCGGGCATCCTCGCGGACGTCGTGCACGCCGACCGAATACACGCCGAGAGTCACTTCTTCACCGACCTCGGCGCCAACTCGCTCGTCATGGCGCAGTTCTGCGCGCGGGTGCGGAAACACCCTCAACTGCCGTCGGTGTCCATGAAGGACATCTACCGGCACCCCACCCTCCGCGAACTGGCCGCTGCGCTGGTCGCGGCGGCGCCCGCGCCCACCGCCGCACCGCCCCCGGACCCGTCGTCCACCGCCCCGGCCGCGCACCCCGAGCACCCCGCGCCCGCCGTGCCCCGGCGCGCACCGGGTCCCGTGCTGTGCGGAACGCTCCAGACGCTGATATTCCTCGGCTATTCCTTCGTCATCGGCATGGTCACCGCCCAGGCCTATGAATGGGTGGCCGCCGCTTCGGGTCTCGCCCACATCTATCTGCGGTCGTTCCTGTGCGGCACGATCGGTTTCCTCGCCCTGTGCGCCTTTCCCGTCCTGGTGAAATGGGTTCTCGTCGGCCGGTGGAAACGACTGGAGTTCCCGGTGTGGAGCATGGCGTACCTGCGCTTCTGGCTCGTCAAATCACTGCTCCACGCCAATCCGATGGTGCTCTTCGTCGGCAATCCGCTGTACGTGATGTATCTGCGGGCGCTCGGCGCGCGCATCGGGAAGGACGTCACGATCCTCTCCCGGTCCGTGCCGGTCTGCACCGACCTGCTCACCGTCGGCGCCGGCACGGTGATCCGCAACGACGCCGTCTTCCTCGGCTACCGGGCGCACGCGGGCCGCATCCGCACCGGCAGCGTCACCCTGGGCCGGGACGTCTTCGTCGGCGAGAAGACCGTGCTCGACATCGACACGGTCATGGGCGACGGCTCCCAGCTCGGCCACGCCTCCGCGCTCTACCCGGGCCAGCACGTCCCGGCCGGCGAGCGGCGGCACGGCTCCCCGGCCCAGCCGACCGACGTCGACCACATACGCGTCCCGCCCGCCCGCTGCGGCACCCTGCGCCGGGCCGGGTTCGCGACCACCACCCTGCTCCAGCTCTTCCTGCTCTATCTGCCGCTCGCGGTGGGCGGCGTCTACATGCTGTTCGCCGAGGTGCCGGTGCTCAGCAAGCGCCTGGCCGCGGAGACCCGGGGCACGACGGCGGGGGAGATCGTCGCCGACACCCTGCTCGTGTCCACGGTGCTGTACTGCGGCGGCATCGTCCTGGGCGTGCTCGCCCTGTGCACCGTGCCGCGGCTGCTGCGCCGACTGGTCAGACCGGACCGGGTGTACCCGCTCTACGGCTTCCACTACGCCGCGCACCGGATGATGGCGACCCTCACCAACATCAGGTTCTTCACCTGGCTGTTCGGGGACAGCTCCTACATCGTCCCCTATCTGCGCGGCATCGGGTACGACCTCGACCGGGTGGAGCAGACCGGCTCGAACTTCGGCACCGAGGTGCAGCACCAGTCCCCGTTCCTGGTGTCCGTGGGCAGCGGCACGATGGTCGCCGACGGCCTGTCCGTCCTCAACGCCGACTACTCCAGCACGTCCTTCCGGACCAGCCGGGCCGCGATCGGCGCGCACAACTTCCTCGGCAACAACATCGCCTTCCCGGCCGGTGCCCGCACCGGCGACAACTGCCTGCTGGCGACGAAGGTGATGGTGCCGCTCGACGGGGAGGTGAGGGAGGGCGTCGGACTGCTCGGCTCCCCCTGCTTCGAGATCCCGCGGACGGTGGAGCGCGACGCGCGGTTCGACCATCTGCGCAGCGGCGACGCGCTGCACCGCGGCCTCGCCGCCAAGAACCGCTACAACCTGCGGTCCATGGCCCTGCACCTGGTGGTGCGCTGGCTGCACACCACGGTGCTCACCGCGTTCGGTCTCGTCTCGGTCGGCCTGTACGGCGCGCTGGGCCACCTCGTGATCGGCGCCTATCTGGCCGTCACGCTCCTCGTCACCACCGCGCACAACATCCTGCTGGAGCGCTGCCTGACCCGGTTCCGCGCGCTGCGCCCGCAGCTGTGCTCCATCTACGACCCGTACTTCTGGTGGCACGAGCGGCTGTGGAAGGTCCCGGACCACTATCTGGCCGTGTTCAACGGCACCCCGTACAAGGCGCTGATCTGGCGGCTGACCGGGGTGCGCATCGGGCGTCGGGTCTTCGACGACGGCTGCTTCATCACCGAGCGGACGCTGACCGCCATCGGCGACGACTGCACGCTCAACGCCGGCAGCAAGATCCAGTGCCACTCGCAGGAGGACGGCACGTTCAAGTCCGAGCACACCACGCTCGGCGCGGGCGTCACCCTCGGCATCGGCGCCCATGTGCACTACGGCGTGACGCTGGGCGACGGGGCCGTGCTGGCGCCCGACTCCTTCCTGATGAAGGGCGAGGAAGTCCCCGCGCACGCGGAGTGGGGCGGTAACCCCGCCGCTCCGGCGGCGAACTGA